A single genomic interval of Rhodopseudomonas palustris harbors:
- a CDS encoding AAA family ATPase, which translates to MHGNPMNIPPVSIAAAKAALIEQYADPTLRRRASMLWGTRGVGKSSIVRQVAAHYRVPLIDLRLTTIEPVDIRGAIYADENLAKTVWFPPEFLPSRDQPEGVLFLDELTAADQRLQISAYSLILDRRVGNYHLPDGWQVVAAGNASFHGAISHDMGTALADRMFHFNVQTAIDAFLNHAITQEFAPEVMAYLKIRPDKLDDTQAQLAGDHLIGASPRGWEDISNVLKSGLSDHAKRLFVQGRIGAANAAEFFGVLREIQAGTDVLKLLAARPGPETAALLPKSLDALYGMLYGLLAASTDKQTMARALEIIEQLPDIRSAAPLPIREAQTLAMELLMQRGLENGLESAILDSPAYASYAGRRQLEASDA; encoded by the coding sequence ATGCACGGCAACCCGATGAACATCCCTCCGGTCTCGATCGCAGCCGCCAAGGCCGCGCTGATCGAGCAATACGCCGATCCGACGCTGCGGCGGCGGGCGTCGATGCTGTGGGGGACGCGCGGGGTCGGCAAGTCCTCGATCGTCCGCCAGGTCGCCGCACATTATCGGGTGCCGCTGATCGATCTGCGGCTGACCACGATCGAGCCCGTGGATATCCGCGGCGCGATCTATGCCGACGAGAATCTCGCCAAGACGGTCTGGTTTCCGCCGGAGTTCCTGCCGTCCCGCGATCAGCCCGAAGGCGTGCTGTTTCTCGACGAGCTCACAGCCGCCGACCAGCGGCTGCAGATCTCGGCCTACTCGCTGATCCTCGATCGCCGCGTCGGCAACTATCATCTGCCGGACGGCTGGCAGGTGGTCGCCGCCGGCAATGCCAGCTTCCATGGCGCGATCAGCCACGACATGGGCACCGCGCTCGCCGACCGCATGTTCCACTTCAACGTCCAGACCGCGATCGATGCGTTTCTCAACCACGCCATCACGCAGGAATTCGCTCCGGAAGTGATGGCTTATTTGAAGATCCGTCCCGACAAGCTCGACGACACCCAGGCGCAGCTCGCCGGCGATCATCTGATCGGCGCCAGCCCGCGCGGCTGGGAGGACATTTCCAACGTGCTGAAATCCGGCCTGTCCGATCACGCCAAGCGGCTGTTCGTGCAGGGCCGGATCGGCGCCGCCAATGCCGCGGAATTCTTCGGCGTGCTGCGCGAAATTCAGGCCGGCACCGATGTGCTGAAGCTACTCGCCGCACGTCCGGGCCCGGAGACCGCGGCACTGCTGCCGAAGTCGCTCGATGCCCTCTACGGCATGCTGTATGGGCTGCTCGCCGCCAGCACCGACAAGCAGACGATGGCGCGCGCCCTGGAGATCATCGAGCAACTGCCCGACATCCGCAGCGCTGCGCCGTTGCCGATCCGGGAAGCGCAGACGCTGGCGATGGAATTGCTGATGCAGCGCGGCCTGGAGAACGGCCTCGAATCCGCGATCCTCGACAGCCCAGCCTACGCCAGCTACGCCGGGCGCCGGCAATTGGAAGCCTCCGATGCCTGA
- a CDS encoding carotenoid oxygenase family protein, whose protein sequence is MLQVTGIPDACDNLAPIPMECDAPFLSIKGELPRELNGTLYRNGANPQFVSPNAHWFFGDGMLHAFHLENGRASYRNRWVRTPKWLAEHEAGRPLYGEFNLKLPDAPRSVPDDGNVANTNIVFHAGRLLALEEAHLPMQIERDTLETRGYCDYGGALKGPFTAHPKIDPVTGEMLFFGYNASGPLTRTMSFGAIDASGNVTRLEHFKAPFAAMVHDFIVTEHHVLFPILPLTGSIWRAMRGRPPYAWDPRKGSYVGVMNRSGSTRDIRWFRGEACFVFHVMNAWEDGTRIVADVMQSEEAPLFTHPDGRRTDPEKGRARLCRWSFDLAGNTNAFKRSYLDEISGEFPRIDERRAGLRSGHGWYACASPETPMLGMLTGLVHVDGNGHRRTRYLLPTGDTIGEPVFVPRATDANEAEGWLLAVVWRGCENRSDLAVFNATDIAAGPIALVHLGHRIPDGFHGNWVPAG, encoded by the coding sequence ATGCTTCAGGTGACCGGAATTCCGGATGCGTGCGACAATCTCGCGCCGATCCCAATGGAATGCGACGCGCCGTTCCTCAGCATCAAGGGCGAGCTGCCGCGGGAATTGAACGGCACGCTGTATCGCAACGGCGCCAACCCGCAATTCGTCTCGCCGAACGCGCACTGGTTCTTTGGCGACGGCATGCTGCACGCGTTTCATCTGGAGAACGGCCGCGCGTCGTATCGTAACCGCTGGGTGCGCACGCCGAAATGGCTCGCCGAGCACGAGGCGGGCCGCCCGCTCTACGGCGAGTTCAACCTCAAGCTGCCCGATGCACCGCGCTCGGTGCCGGACGACGGCAACGTCGCCAACACCAACATCGTGTTCCACGCCGGCCGGCTCCTGGCGCTGGAAGAGGCGCATCTGCCGATGCAGATCGAACGCGACACGCTCGAGACCCGCGGTTACTGCGACTACGGCGGCGCGTTGAAGGGGCCATTCACCGCTCACCCGAAGATCGACCCGGTGACCGGCGAGATGCTGTTCTTCGGCTACAACGCCAGCGGCCCGCTGACGCGTACGATGTCGTTCGGGGCGATCGACGCCTCGGGCAACGTCACCCGGCTGGAGCATTTCAAGGCCCCGTTTGCGGCGATGGTGCACGACTTCATCGTCACCGAGCATCATGTGCTGTTCCCGATCCTGCCGCTCACCGGCAGTATCTGGCGCGCGATGCGCGGCCGGCCGCCCTACGCCTGGGATCCGCGCAAGGGCTCGTATGTCGGCGTGATGAACCGCTCCGGCTCGACCCGCGACATCCGCTGGTTCCGCGGCGAGGCTTGCTTCGTGTTCCACGTCATGAACGCGTGGGAGGACGGCACCCGGATCGTCGCCGACGTGATGCAGTCGGAGGAAGCGCCGCTGTTCACCCATCCCGACGGTCGCCGCACCGATCCGGAGAAGGGCCGTGCGCGACTGTGCCGCTGGAGCTTCGACCTCGCCGGCAACACCAACGCCTTCAAGCGCAGCTATCTGGACGAGATCAGCGGCGAATTTCCACGGATCGACGAGCGCCGTGCCGGCCTGCGCAGCGGCCACGGCTGGTACGCGTGCGCCAGCCCGGAAACACCGATGCTCGGCATGCTCACTGGACTCGTGCATGTCGACGGCAACGGCCATCGCCGCACTCGCTATCTGCTGCCGACCGGCGACACCATCGGCGAGCCGGTGTTCGTGCCGCGCGCGACCGACGCAAACGAAGCCGAAGGTTGGCTGCTCGCGGTGGTGTGGCGCGGCTGCGAGAATCGCAGCGACCTTGCGGTGTTCAATGCGACAGACATTGCGGCAGGCCCGATCGCCCTGGTGCATCTCGGCCACCGCATTCCCGACGGCTTCCACGGCAATTGGGTGCCGGCAGGATAA
- a CDS encoding DUF2201 family putative metallopeptidase — protein sequence MPEASALYCHRGTRAIQRMVEFAPSTGGLALWVQHRDLAADAPADVPAAGTDGTTVYYSAAFERLPLPEQVGVVAHEVLHIALRHSQRFVELQRTQGGVDLELFNICADAIVNSTLAHLSWLQLPANAVMLEQIVFQALGREQQPEAALLEWDVEKLYRAIDDRDRDGTSGKQQSGRQSQQGSEADASGSGGKDQAQSQSGAGETETETARPSDGAKSAKVRALGAGGSRDLVPNPDSQSAPEHEAERAREWSERILRGHAGDGAFSMLRALIADLPRTRTPWAQVLRVQLARGLARKPALTWSRPTRSYIANQGRAGNHRMPFEPGFSPTKNEPRLVLIIDVSGSIDDALVQRFANEIETIIRRQEAGLVLIIGDERVRQVEVFEPGRRFVLSEIEFSGGGGTDFTPLLAEADRHKPDITVVLTDLEGPAHFKPRWPVIWAVPQEHAHAVQPFGRLLALD from the coding sequence ATGCCTGAAGCCAGCGCGCTGTATTGTCACCGCGGCACGCGTGCGATCCAGCGCATGGTTGAGTTCGCGCCCTCGACCGGAGGGTTGGCGCTGTGGGTGCAGCATCGCGACCTTGCCGCCGATGCACCGGCAGACGTCCCTGCCGCCGGCACCGACGGCACCACGGTGTACTACAGCGCCGCATTCGAACGGTTGCCGCTGCCCGAACAGGTCGGCGTCGTCGCGCACGAAGTGCTGCACATCGCGCTGCGCCACTCCCAGCGTTTCGTCGAGCTGCAACGTACGCAGGGCGGTGTCGATCTCGAACTGTTCAACATCTGCGCCGACGCCATCGTCAACTCAACGCTGGCGCATCTGAGCTGGCTGCAACTGCCGGCGAACGCCGTGATGCTGGAGCAGATCGTCTTCCAGGCGCTCGGCCGCGAGCAGCAGCCCGAGGCGGCACTGTTGGAATGGGACGTCGAGAAGCTGTACCGCGCGATCGACGACCGCGACCGTGACGGCACCAGCGGCAAACAACAATCCGGCCGGCAGTCCCAGCAAGGCTCCGAAGCCGATGCGTCCGGCTCCGGCGGAAAGGATCAGGCGCAGTCGCAATCCGGCGCCGGCGAGACCGAGACCGAGACCGCGCGACCGAGCGATGGCGCCAAGTCCGCCAAGGTGCGGGCTCTCGGCGCCGGTGGCTCACGCGACCTGGTACCTAACCCGGACTCACAGTCGGCACCCGAGCACGAGGCCGAACGGGCACGCGAATGGAGCGAGCGAATCTTGCGCGGCCATGCCGGCGACGGCGCATTCTCGATGCTGCGCGCGCTGATCGCCGATCTGCCGCGGACCCGCACGCCGTGGGCCCAGGTGCTGCGGGTGCAGCTCGCGCGCGGCCTCGCCCGCAAGCCGGCGCTGACGTGGTCGCGCCCGACCCGCTCTTACATCGCCAACCAGGGCCGCGCCGGCAATCATCGGATGCCGTTCGAGCCGGGCTTCAGCCCCACCAAGAACGAGCCGCGGCTGGTGCTGATCATCGACGTCTCCGGCTCGATCGACGACGCGCTGGTGCAGCGCTTTGCCAACGAGATCGAAACCATCATCCGGCGCCAGGAAGCCGGCCTGGTGCTGATCATCGGCGACGAGCGGGTGCGGCAGGTCGAGGTCTTCGAGCCCGGCCGCCGCTTCGTGCTCAGCGAGATCGAATTCTCCGGCGGCGGCGGCACCGACTTCACGCCGCTGCTCGCCGAGGCCGACCGGCACAAGCCCGATATCACCGTGGTCTTGACCGACCTCGAAGGCCCGGCGCATTTCAAGCCGCGTTGGCCGGTGATCTGGGCGGTGCCACAAGAACACGCTCACGCGGTGCAGCCGTTCGGGCGCCTGCTCGCGCTCGATTGA